The following is a genomic window from Candidatus Polarisedimenticolaceae bacterium.
CGAGCGTCGGGACCGCGTATCCGGCGTCGAGGATGTCGACGGCGGCGACGTCGTCGAAGGCGAGGAGCAGCGAGCGGATTTCGTCGAGTTGCGAGCCGCTGCCGAGCAGCAGGATCCGCATGTCGTTCGGCACGTCCGCAGCGCTCGGCGTGTCGGCGGACGGGTAGGCGTCGCGCATCGGGGACGAGCCGTCCGCGTACCCCGGGCCGTGAGGCTGCTCGGACGCTCCGGATCCCCCACCCGGGGCGGCGAAGTCGAGACGGGAGCCTCCGCCGAGGCCCTCGACTTGCGTTTCCGGTCGCTGCGCGGTCGTCCCCGCCGTCCCGACGGCCTGGGCGGCGAGCCGGACCTCGAGGTCGCTCCCGCCGGTGTTCGACAACGTGAGCGTCCGCGTGACCGACTCGCCGGAGCGCAGCGCCTCGGCGAAGGAATCGGGAGTCAGGCCCAGGGCCGGAGCGGGGATCGCCTCTCCGACGAGCTCGATCGTGACGGTCCCCTCGTCGGGGTCGTTGGTGAGGAGGGTGAGGGTCCCTTCGAAGGGCCCGGTGGCACCGGGAGCGAAGACGACGTCGAGCGGCGCGGTCGCGCCCGCGATCACCGACATCGACGTCGCCGCGGGGACGAACGCCGCGTCGTCCGCGGCGACGGAGGTGATCTCCAGGACGTCGTCGCCGATGTTCGAGATCCGCACCGTCCTCACCGGGCGTGCGCCGACGAAGACCGTCCCGTAGTCCAGGCGCGTGGCGTCCTCGGAGTAGGCGAGCGTCACGATGTGGCGGTTGGGCGAGCAGATCGCGTCGACGTACGCGGAGTTCTGAACCTGAACGGAGATCGTGCCGTCGGCGGCGAGCGTCGCGAGGTCGGACGGGGAGACGGAGAAGCTCCCCTGCGCGCGCTGGCAGTCGCTTCCCACCTCACCGACCTGTCCGATCGGCAGCCCTTCGGCGGTCGCCGTCGCGATCTCGCTCGAATCGCCGTAGTCCCCGTCGGCGACGAGGGTGAAGGTGCCCTCGCCGGCGACCGCGCTCGGCGGGACGAGAAGGTGCGTGGTCATCGCCCCCGAGCCGAAATACGCCGCCTCGGAGATCACCTCCCGCCGCGTTCCGAAGAGGTTGAGCTCCGGAGTTCCGGGGAGGGTCGTGGTCGAAACGGTCGCGCCGAGCGCCCCGGCGTTGCCCCACTCGTCCTTCGCGCGTACCGCGAAGTGGTAGGTCGTGCGGGCCCGCAGCCCGGAGACCGTCACGCGGTCGGTTCCCCCCGCGGCGGACGGCTGCGGGGTCGCGGTCCATCGAGGCGCCGCGTCGATCGTTTCGGGGGTGAGAGGCTCGGTCGCGTAGCGCACGTCGTACGTCGTCGCGGTGCCTTCGGTTCCGTCGTCCCCGGTCGCCGTCCAGACGAGCGCGACGCTCGTGGTCGCCGTCGACTCGACCGCGAGGTCGTCGATCGACCCCGGCGCGACGTCGTCCGGCCCTTCCACCGCGAGGAACGCGTCGAGACGCCCACCGCTGGCCACGAGCCCCGCGAGCGCGGGGATCGGCGTCGCGGTCGTCATCAGCCTTTCCTTGAGGAACGCCACGCCCATCGAGGGGTTCAGCGAGCGGAGCAGCGCCGCCGCCCCGCTGACGTGGGGGGTGGCCATCGACGTGCCGCTCTTGTACCCGTACCCGCCGCCGGGGAGGCTGCTCAAGGTGTCCACGCCCGGGGCGGCGAGGTCGACGGAGATCGCGCCGTAGTTCGAGAAGCTCGCCAGGTTGTCCCACGCGTCGGTCGCGGCGACCGAGAGGATGCAGTCGGCGTCGTACGCCGCGGGATACATCGGATACACGTCGGTGTTCTCGCCGTAGTTCCCGGCCGCCGCCACGAAGAGAACGTCGGCCTCGCCCCCCGCCACGATCGCGTCGAGCAGCGGCTGGGAGAAGGCGCCGCCGCCCCAGGAGTTGCTGGTGAGATCGACCCCCGCCGCCGTCGCGTATTCGACGGCAAGGATCGCGTCGGACGTGGAGCCGCTCCCGCCCGATCCGAGGAACTTCAGCGGGAGGATCGACACCCGCCAGGCGACGCCCGCGACTCCCACGGCGTTGTTGCCGAGCGCCCCGATCGTTCCGGCGACGTGCGTGCCGTGGCCGTTGTCGTCGAACGGATCGTTGTCGTCGTTGACGAAGTCCCAGCCGTGGACGTCGTCGACGTAGCCGTTGCCGTCGTCGTCGACGGCGTTGCCGGGGACCTCCCCCGGGTTCGTCCAGATGTTCTCGGCGAGGTCGGGGTGCGACGCGTCGACGCCGCTGTCGATGACCGCGACGAGCACGTCCGCGGATCCCGTCGTCACGTCCCACGCCCGCTCCGCGCGGATGTCCGCCCCCGGCGTCCCGCCGGTCTGCCCCGTGTTGTTGAGCCCCCACAACTGTCCGTAGTGGGGGTCGTCCGGCGTGCGCTGCGCGCTGAGGAGGTAGTTGGGCTCGGCGTACACGACGAGGCCGCTCGATCGGAGCTCCGCGATCGCCTGGGTCGAGGAGATCCCCTGGGGGAGAATCCAGTGCTCGCCGCCCGCACGGAATCGTGACGCGGTACGGGGGGCGAATCGTGCGCGCAGGCGCTGCTCGACGGCGGGATCGGCGTCGGCACGGAACCGGACGAGCAGCTCGCCCGGGATCGACGGCACCACGCGGTCGGCGGGAGCGTTGCGATCGACATGGGTTCGCGTCGTCACGGTCCCCGCGCTCGCGCTCCCGGGTCCCGCGCTTCGAGCGTCGGCGACGACTCCCACGGCGAGGCAAGCGGCGACCGAAACGGAGAGGACACGACGCGCGGGCGGCTGGGACATGGGTGATCCCCCCTCAAGAGCAGCTCGCGAGACCGGGCGGGAGCTCTGTGAGGGTTAGCTACCAAGGCGGGGGAGGCGAGTCAAGCCAATTGGGAGCCGGATTGTCGAAGGTCACGCCGCTCTACTGGAACTCGAACGGGATCTGGATCTCGGACGCGACCGGCGTCCCCAGCTGCGTCGCGGGCTTGTAGCGCCATTGCCGCACGGCGGCGATGACGCGCGCCTCGAGTCCGAAACCGGGCCGGTCGCTTTCCACGACCTCGACCGCGCCGACGGAACCGTCCCGCTCGACGGTCGCGCGGACGACGACCCGGGCCCGGAGACGTCGCTGGCGCAGCGGCTCGGGATAACGCGGCGAGACGGACGTGAGCAACACCGGGGCGGTGGCGGACGCGGCGCTTCCGATCGTCCCGGACGGCGGCGCGACGGCGGGTTCGACCCGCGCGGGAGGCGCCGACGCCGGCTCGGGAGGCGCCAGCGGCACCGGCGGGGGAGTCGAAAGCGGCACCTCCGCGGCCTCGGCCACCGACGCGGCGGGCTGCTCGGCCGAGCGGACCACGCGCTGCTCCACGCACCACGCCCCCGAGGCCGGGTCGAACCACTCCCCCTTGCGCCAGGCGCGCACGTCGATCGCGCAGGCGGGGTCCGACCACGCGGCTTCGCCGTCCATCAACCCGGCGTCGAGGCTCCCGGCTCCGGTCGTGGGCTCGCCGTAGCGGTCGCGCATCCGGGCCGCGAATGCGGGGATGTCGAACGTGGCGATCGGCACGCACGTGCGGACCGCGACGAGGCCGACCTTCGATCGGGAGGTGACCTTGCCGGGGAAGACGAGGGCGATCCGCGCGGGGGGCTGCCTGAAATGGGCAGTCGTCTCGAATCCGGCGGCGACCGCGGCGATCTCGGGGCCGTCCTCCTCGGCGTCGAGGACGCGGCGGGCCTCCGCGAGCGTCATCCCCGGTCGGAGGATGGTGGGTTCGAAGGCAGGGCAGGCCGCCGTCGCCGGGTGCGGCGAGACCATCACGGCCGCAGCCACAAGGCAGGCCCATCCTCTCGTCATCGTGTTCACCCGAGTCGACCCGCCTCAAAGATACAGCGAAGCCGGCACCCCAACGAGGGTTTCGACGCCCTCGACGGTGAGGGAACCCGGAGACTCCCGATGGGGCCTGCCGATCGGGATCCCCGGTGTCAGGGCTCCCTGACGGTCCCGAGACGCAGCGTCAGGCCGGGAAAGTCCGGGTGCTCGACGATCGCCTCGTCCCCCTCGGCGGCGGCGACGCGTTCGGCGCGACCGGCCGTCGTCCGGAACGCCTCCCATCGAGGCACCTCGTGGTCGACCAGCCAGACGTGCCGTACCCCGAGGGTGGCGTACCGCTCGAGCTTGAGACCGCGGTCCCGGCGGGCGGTGCCCGGCGAGAGGATCTCGACCACGAGCAGCGGCGCGCGTTCGACGGCACGACTCGAAAGGGCCGCCGGGTCATCCACGACCACGAGGTCGGGCTGCACGACGTCGTGGGGGCCGAGGATCACGTCGGTTGGGGCGGGGAAAACCTCCGCCGACGAGCCGAAGTAATCGTCGAGGTGACGGCAGAGTTTTCGGACCGCGCGCTGGTGACCGATGCCGGGGGCCGGGGTCACGAAGACCTCCCCGCCGAGAAGCTCGTAGCGCTTCCCGTCGTCAGGGAGGCGGGCGTAGTCGTCGTAGCCGAGTTTGCGAACCAGTCCGTGCGACATGACGGGCTCCGGGACCGCCGGGGAATGTACACCCGGATCGGAGCCGGCGTGCGCGCCGGCGGGGCCGGAAAGGTTGCGGAAAAGAGACCCTTGACATTCTGACAGTGTGCACTTACAGTATGTGCCGTCCGGGAGACACCCCATGGCACGACCGAACCGATCCGCCGAGAAACGCGAGACGCTCCTCCCCATCCTGGCCGAGGCGTTCGGGGGGGTGGGGTACCGCAAGGCGACGACCGCGGAGCTCGCGCGGCGGTGCGGGGTGCAGGAGACGATCCTCTACCGCCTCTGGCCCGACAAGAAGGCGATGTTCCTGGCCTCGATCGATCACGTCTTCGAGCGGTCGATGTCGATCTGGGGAACGCTCCTCGAGGCCGCCGACGCGAAGGCGACGGGTGCCGAGCGGATCCTCGCGCACGAGGCGGTCCACCACGGCGAGTTCGGCCTGTACCGCGTGTTGTTCACGGGCCTCGACGAGGTGGACGATGACGAGGTTCGCGAGCACCTGCGTCAGACGTACCGGCGGTTCCAGCGCTACATCCGCGACCGCATCGCCGAGCACCGCGAGCGGCGCGGCCTTCGCGGCGGCGTCGATCCCGAGGCGGCCGCCTGGGCGATCCTCGGCCTTGGCACGATCGCGAGCATCGGGCGCGAGGTGGGGCTGCTCACGACGACGGCACGGAAAGACCTGTTGCGCGACGTGGGTCGCGTCCTACTGGAGGGAAGATGACGAAGTTCCTGATGCTGATCGGTGCGGCCCTGGTCCTCGCCGCGATCTCGTTCGTGCTCTACCGCCGCGCTCCCCGCGGCTGGACCCGGATCTTCCTCGGGCTCGCGGCGATCTCGGCGATCGCCTTCCCCGTCGGCGCCGTGCTCCACAACGCGATCGACGCCCTCTTCCACGTGGAGGAACCGGTGTTCTTCCTGATCGCCGTGATCGGCGCGCCGGTCGGGGTCCTGGTGGGGCTGGTCGGCGCGGCGATCACGGCCTACACGGGAGGGCTCGCGCGGCGCTAGAATCCGGCCCGAGGGGGGCGGCCGCGCATGAGCGTACGCGGCCTCGATAGGTGCCGGAAGGCCTTCTGCCTCGGCGCCTCGCCGGCGCGGGGTCCTTCCTGCGCTTCGGCCACGTCGAACCTCCTCTCCCCGTCCGCATCGTCGGGACCCGCGCTGCGTGGCGCCTGCGTCGTCGGAGGCGCTCCACGCGAAGGAGGAGGTCCGCCATGGTGCTCCTGTCTTTCGTGTTCGCCGCCGCGGCTGGGACCGCGGACCCCGGCTGGTGGGGGACCGTCCAGCGGCAGATCCAGGCGTCGGAGTACGAGGTCTCGTGGGCGGGTTCCACGACGCTCGCCGACGTGGACGCGGGCTGGCAGGCGCCCAATCGCGCCCAAGGGTTCCGCGCCTACTTCCTCGCGACGGGGATTCGCGTCGTCCCGCGCGCGGAGAGCGCGCCCTCCTGGGAGTGGGGGCTGGCGCTCCATCGATGGGGGAGGGGGACGACCCTCCAGGATGCGTCGCCCGCCGCGCCGAGACCGCGAGCCGAGCGCGTCGACTACGACCGCGCCGGCCTCGTCGAGTGGTACGTCAACTCCCCGGAGGGGCTGGAGCAGGGGTTCACGCTCGCGCGGCGTCTCGACGGCGAGGGAACGCTGCGCATCGAGCTCGCGCTGACGGGCACCCTCGACCCCGTGCTCTCGACCGATCGCCGCGCGCTCGACTTCCGTGACTCCGGCGGGACGATCGTCCTGCACTACGGCGACCTCCGCGTCGCGGACGCGTCGGACCGGATCCTCCCGTCCTGGTTCGAGGGGTTCGCGGAGGGCGGGACCCGTGGGATCCGGATCGTCGTCGACGACGCGGGCGCGCGTTACCCGCTCGTCGTCGATCCGCTCCTGAAGACCGCGGCGTGGAGCAAGGTCGGCGGGAGCGCGGGCGGCCAGCTCGGCTTCAGCGTCGCCCCGGCCGGAGACATCGACGGCGACGGGTACGGCGACGTCGTGATCGGCGTTCCCTACCTCGACGGCGGCAGCGTCGACGAAGGGGCCGTGTTCGTCTACTACGGCTCGCCTTCGGGCATTCACAACACGCCCGTCTGGTTCCAGAGCGAGGGGGTGTCGGCCGGTTTCGGATACGCGGTCGCGACCGCAGGGGACGTCAACGGCGACGGGTACTCCGACGTCGTCATCGGGGCGCCGAGCTACAACGGAGGGCTCGCCGCCGAGGGCGCGGCGTTCGTCTACCTCGGCGGCGCGACGGGCCTGGCGACGACGCCGGCATGGCGCGCCGAGTCGAACCAGGCGTCGGCGCACCTCGGTGCGGCGGTCGCCCCGGCCGGGGACGTCAACGGCGACGGGTACGGCGACGTGATCGTCGGCGCGCCCAACTACGACAACGGGGAGACCGACGAGGGTGCGGCGTTCGTCTGGCTCGGGAGCGCGACGGGTCTCGGCGCGAACGGGAGCCCGGGGAACGCCGACTGGTACGCCGATGGGGACGTCGCCGGGACGACCGGGTGGAGGAACTTCGGCGTCTCCGTGTCCATCGCGGGGGACGTGAACGGCGACAGCTACGGGGACATCCTCGTGGGGGACGCGGAGCACGAGCGCGCGTTCCTGTGGTACGGGTCGGCGACCGGACTCGGGCCGACGGGAGGTCCCTCCGAGAACGACTGGATGGTCACCGATCCTCTGGCGGGCTCGTATTTCGGGTTCGCCGTCGCGGCGGCAGGGGACGTCAACGCCGACGGTCGGAGCGACATCCTCGTCGGCGCGTACCGCTGGGAGAGCGCCGCCGGGGAAAACGACGAAGGGAAGGTCTTCTTCTACTACGGGAGCGCCGCGGGACCCTCGAGCGTCGCCGACTGGACCTGGGAGTCGGACCAGTTGAACGGGCTGGGCGGTCGCTCGGTGGGGACGGCGGGGGACGTCAACGGCGACGGTTACTCCGACATCGTCTTCGGTGCCTCCGCCTACACGAACGGAGAGTCCCAGGAGGGGCGGGTCATCGTCTTCCACGGCTCCGCGGACGGATTGGGGACCAGCTGGAAGAACGAGATCGACGCCGCGACCGCCGCCTACGGGTTCTCCGCCATGACGGCGGGGGACGTCAACGGCGACGGGTTCTCGGACCTGATCGTCGGTGCGCCGTATTACGACTCGGGCTCGAGCGACGTCGGAGCCGCCTTCGTGTATCACGGCGGCCCGTCGGGTCTCGTCAACGTCCAATGGCTGTACAACGGGAACGCCGCCGATTCCCGTTTCGGCTGGTCGGTCGCCTCGGCGGGGGACGTGAACGGCGACGGGTTCTCCGACCTCGTCGTCGGCGCGCCGCTGTTCGACAACGGCGAGGCGGACGAGGGGCGCGTCTTCCTGTTCCTCGGCCAGACGGGAGGGCTCGCCGCGTCGCCGGCGTGGACGGCCGAGAGCAACCAGCCCGGTGCGCGCCTGGGCTGGGACGTCGCCGGCATCCACAGCGTCAACGGCGACGGGTGGGGCGACATCGTGGCGAGTGCGCCGTACTGGGACACCTCGATCCACCCGGAAGCGGGTGCGGCGTTCGTCTGGCACGGCTCGTCCTCGGGGATGGGGGAGAGCGGAACCCCGGTCAACGCCGACTGGAGCGGCGAGGGCATCTTCGATGCCGACTACTTCGGTTACAGCGTCGCGGGCGCCGGCGACGTCAACGGCGACGGCTTCCCCGACCTGCTGATCGGTTCCGGCTACATGGACCACGGCGAGGCCAACGAAGGGATGGCCTTCCTCTGGTTCGGCTCGGCCGCGGGGCTGCGCTCGACCGGCGCCTACAACGGCGCGAACTGGTACGCGGAGGGGAATCAGGCGAGCTCGCAGTTCGGCTCCTCGGTGGCGAGCGCCGGGGACGTGAACGGCGACGGGTACTCGGATCTGGCGATCGGGGCCTACTACTACGACGACCCCGAGGTGAACGAGGGGAAGGTCTTCGTCTGGTACGGCTCGCCGACCGGGCCGTGCTGCGGCAACGGGGCGCCGAGCAACGCCGACTGGAGCGTCGGAAGCAACCAGGCCGGCGCCCTGATGGGGTTCTCCTTCGGAACCGCGGGGGACGTGAACGGCGACGGGTACGGCGACCTCATCGTGGGAGCGCATTCGTACGACGAAACCGGCGCCGCCGACGCAGGGCGCGTCTTCGTGCACCACGGCGGCGCTTCGGGACCGTCCTCGACTCCGGCATGGTGGAGGGGGGGCGCGCAGAGCGGTGCGGCCTTCGGTTTCTCCGTCGCCTCCGCGGGGGACGTGAACGGCGACGGGTACGGGGACGTGCTCGTCGGAGGGTACCTCTGGGACGAGCCGACCTACGTCGACGCGGGGATGGCCCAGCTCTTCGAGGGCTCCGCGGCCGGACTGGGCGGCACCGCGTCGCTCGACCTCCACGGATCCCAGGACGGCTATTGGCTGGGCCGCTCCGTCGCGGGGGTCGGGGACGTCAACGGTGACGGGTACGCCGACGTCGTCGTCGGCTCCCCGGGGTTCTCGAGCCCCGAGGTCGAGGAAGGCAGGGCGGTGGTTTATCTCGGCAACGAAGGCCCGGGGCAGTCCCTGCGGCCGCGCCAGCGGAAATACAGCGCCTCGTCGAACCTGACCCGCTTCGGCCGCTCGGACTCCGCGACCGGGGTCCAGCTCTGGACGAGTGGATGGGGCATGCTCGGCCGAGGGGACATCAAGCACCAGTGGGAGATCAAGGCCGTCGGCGTTCCCTTCGACGGCACCGGGCTCGGAGAGGCGGCGTCGTGGATCGACACCGGAACCCTGCCGCAGGAGCAGACCGCCTGGGTCTCGGGGTTGACGACGAACACGGCATACCGGTGGCGCTCCCGCCTGCGGCAGCGCCCGACGACCTCGCCGTTCCAGCTCTGGGGACGGTGGGTCGAGCAGCCCTGGGGAGGCTGGAACGAGGTCGACTTCCGCCTGCTCACCGACACCGACGGCGACGGCATCGCCGACCTCCAGGACAACTGCGACGCGATCTCCAACCCCTTGCAGGAGGACGGCGACTTCGACGGCTTCGGCGACCTCTGCGACAACTGCCCGACCGTCCACAACGACCTGCAGCTCGACGACGACGCCGACGGGTCCGGCAACCTCTGCGACCTCTGCACCGACGTGGACGGCGACGGGTTCGGGAAGGGGCTCGCCGTCGAGACCTGCCCCGCCGACAACTGCATCGACGTTCCGAACGCCGGTCAGGAGGACCACGACGGCGACGCGATCGGCGACCGATGCGACCCCTGCACCGACGCCGACGCGGATGGGTACGGCGCGGGTATGCCGCCGGAAACCTGCCCGCCGGACAACTGTCCGTCGGTCTCCAACCCGACCCAGTCGAACTTCGACGGGGACGGCCAGGGCGACGCCTGCGACCTCGACGACGACGACGACGGCGCCGAGGACGCCCTCGACTGCGCGCCGCTCGACTTCGAGCTCTGGGCGATCCCGACCCCCGCGCGGGAGCTAAGGGTCGATCGGTCGGGGACGACCTCGCTGCTTTCGTGGCAGCAGCCGAACGACACCGGAGGGTTCATCCACTGGTTCGACGCGATCCGGAGCGCGTCGGCCTCAACGTGGTCGGGCGCGGGAACGACGTGCGTGCTCTCCGACCTGCTCACCCAGTCGACCTCCGACGTGTACGTCCCTCCCTCCGGTCAGGGGGTTTACTACCTGGTGCGATCGGAGGACGGCTGCGGCGGGAACCTGGGGGTGCAGTCGAACGGACAGGCGCGCACGGGGCGCGCCTGTCCGTAAGGGTCAACGCTCCCGCCGGTAGGGATCCGGCGCCCACCCGTCGTCCTCGAACCCGCGGGCGCGCTCGCGGCGCGCGATCGCGTCGTCGGGTTCGGCGGGGAGCACGCCGAGCTTCACGAGGGCGTCGCGGTATTCGTACCGGATCGACACGACCGCGGCAGGCGTCGGGTCGTGGTCGAAGTCGACGCGGCGCACGCGGTGTTCGGTCTCGCGGCCGATCCCGGTGGCGGCGGAGTCGCGAGCCTCGGACTTGCGCATCCTCGACTCCGACTGCGGGGCCGCCGCTCCGATCCGCTCACAATCCTCGACGACGACCCGCTCGGGGAAAAACGCCGCCGCGATCACGCCGAGGTCGTCGGTTCTCCCGAGCCACGACCCGTACGAGCGCTTCTCGTCGGTGAAGTAGAAGCGGCGCGCGGTCGTCGCGCTCGTCTGCCACCCCTGCAGGTCGATCGTCTGCCCGGGGTCGAGGATCCACTTCCGCCCGTCGGCGGCTTTCGTGTGTTTCGCGTCGATCGAGTTGAGGCCGTCGACCGACAACGCGACGCCGACGCGCCGACCCGTGTGGTTGCGAAGCCGGATCGTGTATTCGCGCCCCTTCTGGGCTTCGACGTAGGTCGTGCCGCGGGCGGCGTATTCGGGGCGGGTGCTTCCGCCGACGAGGATCTCGACCGAATACGGGCCCTGGCTTGCCGCGTGGGCGGCGCCGACGGCGAGGAACGAGGCGGCGAGGGCGGTGCGGAGCATCGGGACCTCCTTGGGGCTTTCGGCCCCCTCGATCCGTTGGACCGGAGAGGGGGCGGGAAGTTCCCGGGGAGGTCAGGGTTCCTGGATCGTGCCGAGCCGGAAGGCCAGATCCGGAAAATCCGGATGCTCGACGATGGCGTCCACGTCGGAAGCTTGGACGACTCGCGCGATGGACCCCGGGGCGAGCCGGAAGCAGGCGATCGCCGGGATCTCGTGGTCGACGAGCCAGGCGTGCCGGACCCCGAGGGCGGCGTAGCGATCGAGCTTGAGGCCGCGGTCGCGTTTCTCGGTGCTCGGCGAGAGAACCTCGACGACGAGCAGCGGGGGCCGCTCGATCGCCCGTTCGGAGATCGCAGACGGATCGTCCACGACGACCAAGTCGGGCTGGAGGACGTCGTGAGGACTCAGGACGACGTCGAGCGGAGCGACGAACACCCGCGCGCCCCTCCGGAAGTGAGCTCGCAGGACTTCGAGGAGCTTGACGACGGCTTGCTGGTGCCGGGGACTCGGCGCCGGGGTCACGAGGACCTCCCCGTCGAGAAGCTCGTAACGCTTCCCGTCGTCAGGGAGGCGGGCGTAGTCGTCGTACCCGAGCTTGTGCCGCGGTGCGTGGGGCATGACGAACTCCGGGACTCCGCGGGAATCTACCGCCGATTCCGAAGCTCCGCGCGGGATTCGTACGGTCGAGGGGTTTCGTTTGCGCAACCCGGGTCAGGGTTCCTGAATCGTCCCCAGCCGGAAGGAAAGACCGGGGAAATCCGGGTGCTCGACGACCGTATCGCGTCCTTCCAGATGGACGATCCGTTCGGCGTCGCCCCCGCGGGGCCGGACGCACTCGATCGCGGGGATCTCGTAGTCCACGAGCCAGACGTGCCCGACCCCGAGGGCGGCGTAGCGCCGAAGCTTGAGCGTGCGGTCACGCCGCTGCGTGGAAGGCGAGAGGATCTCCACGACGAGGAGCGGAGCGCGCTCGATGCCGCGCTCCGAAACCGAGGTGGGGTCGTCCACCACGACCAGGTCCGGCTGGAGGACGTCGTGGGGTCCGAGGATCACGTCCGTCGGCGCCCAGAAGATCTCGGCGCGATCCGCGAAGTACGCGTCGAGGTGACGGAAGATCCTGCGGGCCGCCCTCTGGTGCGCGGTATTCGGCGCCGGGGTCACGAAGACCTCCCCGTCGAGAAGCTCGTAGCGCTTCCCGTCGTCAGGGAGGCGGGCGTAGTCGTCGTACCCGAGTTTGTGCGGCGGCGCGTGGGGCATGACGGACTCCGGGACTCGGCGGGAAGGTACACCCATCCCCGTCACGGCGTGTCTGGCGCCGTTCGGTTCTGGGTTGTCTATCGGGAACTCCAGGCTTAGTGGCGGAGCCGACGGGGCTCGAACCCGCGACCTCCGGAGTGACAGTCGGCCGGAAAGCAAGAAACGGCGCGGTTAATGGACTGCGCTTACGCAACGGCACCCAACCGAACGCAACTGCTGGCACACAGCAGCACAGGGGAGCCGTGCGATGATTCGGGTCATGAGGAAGGGCGCAATCCTCCCCACTGCGGTCGCGATGGTCATCTACGAAGCCATTCTCTTCGGTTGGTTCGACGCCGTCGGCTGGCGGTCGATCTTCCCGGGCGTTGCCGTGGTTCCCTTCGACTTACTCTTCGGCCTCGGGAAGGAACTCACGGCGCGCCCGTATGACGCGTTGAAGCTGTCGACGCTCATGCTCCCCGGGCTGCTTCTCTTGGTGGCGATCTTCCACGTGCTCCCGGCGATCGGGATCTACAAGTTCATGGCGTCGCTCCCTGAAATGCCGGGCCTGACTCGTCGGGGATCGAAGAGGCGGCATTCATGAGTGCGCTGGTGTTCCTCTAGGGCTCCGTAGTCGTGGGATCGCTGGCACTAGCGATCGTGGTCGCGCCATTCCACGCCGCGAAGATCAAACTCTCCGAAGCCGACCGTCATCTGTGGCACTCCAAGCCGAGGGTGGGCTCCAGGTAGCTTGGAAGCACTGGCGAGGGAGTTGGACCGCGTGGCTGATCTCAACGGCAATGGTGAGTTGGATCCTGGCGGCACTGCTGTCGCTCATCGTCAGCCGTTGAGGTAGGCGACTCAAGCCGATCGGCCGGGAGCCCGGCCGGACGATGAGCACACGACGACGCCCCTCTCGCAAGTGGCGCCGTTTGTGTGGCTTAATGGCGGAGCCGACGGGGCTCGAACCCGCGACCTCCGGAGTGACAGTCGCCCATAAAGCAAGAAACGGCGCCGTTAATGGCCGACGCCGACGGGACGGAACACAACGACACGCATCGGCTGACACGCTGCAGCACACAAGGTTCGCACGACTTTCAGCGCGTCACGCGCGGCCCCAGTCGACCGGCGACGCCGGGCGCGATGAGCCACACATCCCGACTCCCAGAACGA
Proteins encoded in this region:
- a CDS encoding energy transducer TonB → MTLAEARRVLDAEEDGPEIAAVAAGFETTAHFRQPPARIALVFPGKVTSRSKVGLVAVRTCVPIATFDIPAFAARMRDRYGEPTTGAGSLDAGLMDGEAAWSDPACAIDVRAWRKGEWFDPASGAWCVEQRVVRSAEQPAASVAEAAEVPLSTPPPVPLAPPEPASAPPARVEPAVAPPSGTIGSAASATAPVLLTSVSPRYPEPLRQRRLRARVVVRATVERDGSVGAVEVVESDRPGFGLEARVIAAVRQWRYKPATQLGTPVASEIQIPFEFQ
- a CDS encoding Uma2 family endonuclease, with product MSHGLVRKLGYDDYARLPDDGKRYELLGGEVFVTPAPGIGHQRAVRKLCRHLDDYFGSSAEVFPAPTDVILGPHDVVQPDLVVVDDPAALSSRAVERAPLLVVEILSPGTARRDRGLKLERYATLGVRHVWLVDHEVPRWEAFRTTAGRAERVAAAEGDEAIVEHPDFPGLTLRLGTVREP
- a CDS encoding TetR/AcrR family transcriptional regulator, with the translated sequence MARPNRSAEKRETLLPILAEAFGGVGYRKATTAELARRCGVQETILYRLWPDKKAMFLASIDHVFERSMSIWGTLLEAADAKATGAERILAHEAVHHGEFGLYRVLFTGLDEVDDDEVREHLRQTYRRFQRYIRDRIAEHRERRGLRGGVDPEAAAWAILGLGTIASIGREVGLLTTTARKDLLRDVGRVLLEGR
- a CDS encoding Uma2 family endonuclease → MPHAPRHKLGYDDYARLPDDGKRYELLDGEVLVTPAPSPRHQQAVVKLLEVLRAHFRRGARVFVAPLDVVLSPHDVLQPDLVVVDDPSAISERAIERPPLLVVEVLSPSTEKRDRGLKLDRYAALGVRHAWLVDHEIPAIACFRLAPGSIARVVQASDVDAIVEHPDFPDLAFRLGTIQEP
- a CDS encoding Uma2 family endonuclease, with the translated sequence MPHAPPHKLGYDDYARLPDDGKRYELLDGEVFVTPAPNTAHQRAARRIFRHLDAYFADRAEIFWAPTDVILGPHDVLQPDLVVVDDPTSVSERGIERAPLLVVEILSPSTQRRDRTLKLRRYAALGVGHVWLVDYEIPAIECVRPRGGDAERIVHLEGRDTVVEHPDFPGLSFRLGTIQEP